A single region of the Veillonellaceae bacterium genome encodes:
- a CDS encoding Zn-dependent hydrolase, producing the protein MTEEWVTKVIDEVAQYGKQDFGICREAFSEADEKARKYIIKLMEEAGLTVRTDEIGNIIGRMEVPNSKAPAVATGSHLDTVPGGGKYDGVVGVVGGLAAILRLKDKKLSHPIELIVFAAEESSRFAFATMGSKAMAGRANIHAWRKAKDQEGNRFLDVLASRGLDIENVAKAARYSSELKAFVELHIEQGNILESQGGSIGIVDVIAAPTRLKITVEGTSNHSGTTPMDTRRDALVSASMVVLAIQEIGLEQSYYGTVATVGALKVHPGAINVIPGRVEMWVDIRGVNHNSIIECLQDIKDAVSTVADGQDTSISIEMLSSEKPVEMDQSIIKVIEGVCSSRDLSVVRINSGAGHDAMNMASLAPTGMILIPSVNGISHSVDEYTSPQNIEIGIQVLTETLYELAK; encoded by the coding sequence TTGACAGAGGAATGGGTTACCAAAGTAATAGATGAAGTTGCGCAGTATGGAAAGCAGGATTTTGGTATTTGTCGTGAGGCTTTTAGTGAGGCTGATGAGAAGGCGCGAAAATATATCATTAAGCTAATGGAAGAAGCTGGTCTAACCGTTCGTACAGATGAAATTGGGAATATTATCGGGCGAATGGAAGTACCAAATAGTAAAGCTCCAGCCGTTGCTACAGGGTCGCACCTGGACACTGTACCAGGAGGCGGTAAATATGATGGCGTAGTAGGGGTTGTAGGCGGGTTAGCAGCTATTTTACGCCTGAAGGACAAAAAACTTTCGCATCCTATTGAATTGATTGTGTTTGCAGCAGAGGAATCTAGCCGATTTGCTTTTGCGACAATGGGTAGTAAGGCAATGGCAGGGCGTGCTAATATTCATGCTTGGCGAAAAGCAAAAGATCAAGAGGGCAACCGATTTCTAGACGTTTTAGCCTCAAGGGGATTAGATATTGAGAATGTTGCAAAAGCTGCACGATACAGTAGTGAGCTTAAAGCTTTTGTTGAATTACATATCGAGCAGGGAAATATTTTAGAGAGCCAAGGAGGTTCTATAGGAATTGTTGATGTTATAGCAGCACCAACACGTCTCAAAATCACGGTAGAAGGAACCTCTAATCACTCCGGCACAACACCGATGGATACCAGACGAGATGCTCTTGTAAGCGCATCAATGGTAGTACTAGCCATTCAGGAGATAGGTTTAGAGCAGTCGTACTATGGAACTGTTGCTACTGTAGGCGCGTTAAAAGTTCATCCTGGCGCCATAAATGTAATTCCGGGGCGTGTCGAAATGTGGGTTGACATACGTGGTGTTAACCATAACAGTATTATAGAGTGCCTCCAAGATATTAAAGATGCAGTAAGCACAGTTGCAGACGGTCAGGATACTTCAATATCTATTGAGATGCTATCATCAGAGAAACCGGTCGAAATGGATCAAAGTATAATAAAAGTAATTGAAGGCGTTTGCAGCTCAAGAGACTTATCAGTAGTTAGAATAAATAGTGGAGCAGGGCATGATGCCATGAATATGGCTTCACTAGCACCCACTGGCATGATTTTAATACCATCTGTTAATGGTATCAGCCACAGTGTGGATGAATATACTTCACCCCAAAACATAGAGATAGGTATCCAGGTTTTAACGGAAACGTTATATGAGTTGGCAAAATAG
- a CDS encoding NAD(P)/FAD-dependent oxidoreductase: protein MDIKTDLLEKGAILQRDRKTFAVVPHIPGGMLFDFNYLHKIADVAKKYGAKALKFTTSQRLAIVGIKPDDIDRVWAELGIPKGAASGLCVRSIRICPSTHFCKFAQQDAVTVGLALDERYHGMQLPSKFKMAVCGCMNSCTEPAVKDLGVMGTPKGYTIMIGGNAGIRPRVADMLVQNIPQEEVLPIVDKIVTYYKDNARKYERLGKMIDRLGFEKVKQDILGE from the coding sequence ATGGATATAAAAACAGACTTGCTAGAAAAAGGTGCAATATTGCAACGTGATAGAAAAACCTTCGCTGTTGTACCCCATATACCTGGAGGTATGTTGTTTGATTTTAATTATTTGCACAAAATAGCAGATGTGGCAAAAAAGTATGGTGCTAAAGCGTTAAAATTTACAACTTCTCAGCGCTTGGCTATTGTTGGAATTAAACCTGATGATATTGATAGGGTATGGGCTGAGTTAGGCATACCAAAAGGAGCAGCCTCTGGATTGTGTGTAAGAAGTATTAGAATATGCCCGTCTACTCATTTCTGTAAATTTGCTCAACAAGATGCAGTAACTGTTGGGTTAGCTCTCGATGAACGCTATCATGGCATGCAGTTACCGTCAAAATTTAAGATGGCAGTTTGCGGTTGTATGAATTCCTGTACCGAGCCAGCCGTAAAAGATTTAGGAGTAATGGGAACGCCAAAAGGGTATACCATAATGATTGGCGGTAATGCCGGAATTCGGCCGAGAGTGGCAGATATGCTTGTACAGAATATCCCGCAAGAAGAAGTTCTACCGATTGTTGACAAAATTGTGACCTATTACAAGGACAATGCTCGCAAATATGAGCGTTTGGGGAAGATGATAGATCGATTAGGTTTTGAAAAGGTAAAACAAGATATATTAGGAGAATAA
- a CDS encoding glutamine synthetase, which yields MAKDLIYYIPAKKYSKDDLINLLKSHPEIKFVSLVGIDLAGNDTDEKIPMSIFLKDMDDFFEGSAVQTDGSSVVLTGIATLNNAKVDMIADSSVNWFVDYNVEHIDEKTGKPVGTLRIPAFLIHNGLRVDSRSILAQSLDYVKDELVTLFNQYPNIPGLDHVNVDEIEDIVFTSATELEFWVKTPANKAEMAELSASQVMHEQYWQRTRGEVRTAMEQAILMLEKYGLEPEMGHKEVGGVKARMDETGHLTHVLEQLEIDWRFSTPLQVGDNELQARIIIKEVFRENGLEVTFKAKPIIGVAGSGEHTHFGIAAKMKSGKMVNLFAPTDMKKDFLSGIGYGAIMGLLKNYEAINPFISATNDSLNRLKPGFEAPVCIVTSLGHTPEIPSRNRTILAGLIRDIKNPMATRFELRSPNPYTNTYIALATIYLSVLDGVKAALKSGKSNEELLAELSKEAGVPGFYLETDRAYRSEHDVFEDYTAEERDRLFSKPPATVWENMENLKKYPEKVAVLTAGNIFREELINAFVAGALTRWKTELLKRLIPENLAIVKECQCLHDANTVADYDLYTWEKIQALRIYLAKDTFAQKSLFTRIEEAVIAGEYEAVSRLQLEMADKISELEASYSKYKKNMIHNY from the coding sequence ATGGCTAAAGATTTAATTTACTACATTCCGGCAAAGAAATATAGTAAGGACGATTTGATTAACCTTCTAAAGAGCCACCCCGAGATTAAATTCGTTTCTCTTGTTGGTATTGACCTTGCCGGAAATGACACAGACGAAAAAATTCCTATGAGTATTTTTCTAAAAGATATGGACGATTTTTTCGAAGGCTCTGCAGTTCAGACGGATGGTTCTTCAGTAGTTCTTACTGGTATCGCTACCCTTAATAATGCTAAGGTTGATATGATTGCTGATTCAAGTGTAAACTGGTTCGTAGACTATAATGTAGAGCATATCGATGAAAAGACCGGTAAACCTGTAGGTACTCTTCGTATTCCTGCTTTTTTAATTCATAATGGTTTAAGAGTTGACTCGAGGTCAATTCTTGCTCAAAGTTTAGATTATGTTAAAGACGAACTTGTTACATTGTTTAATCAGTATCCTAATATTCCGGGGTTGGATCATGTGAATGTTGATGAGATTGAAGATATTGTATTTACCTCAGCTACCGAATTAGAGTTTTGGGTAAAGACACCTGCAAATAAGGCAGAGATGGCTGAGTTATCAGCTTCGCAAGTTATGCATGAGCAGTATTGGCAACGGACACGTGGTGAAGTCCGTACAGCTATGGAGCAAGCAATATTAATGCTAGAAAAATATGGTCTGGAACCTGAAATGGGGCATAAAGAGGTTGGCGGTGTTAAGGCTCGAATGGATGAAACGGGTCATTTAACTCATGTACTGGAACAATTAGAAATTGACTGGCGTTTTTCAACACCACTTCAAGTCGGTGATAATGAGCTTCAAGCCAGAATAATTATAAAAGAAGTATTTAGAGAAAATGGCCTTGAGGTAACTTTCAAGGCTAAGCCAATAATTGGTGTAGCTGGTAGTGGTGAACATACCCATTTTGGTATAGCAGCTAAAATGAAATCGGGTAAAATGGTCAATCTATTTGCTCCTACTGATATGAAAAAGGACTTCTTGAGCGGTATTGGCTACGGTGCTATCATGGGGCTATTAAAAAATTATGAAGCCATAAATCCGTTTATTTCGGCCACTAATGACTCACTTAACCGTCTGAAACCAGGATTCGAAGCGCCAGTTTGTATTGTTACTTCACTTGGTCATACTCCTGAGATTCCATCACGTAATCGTACCATATTGGCTGGATTAATTCGCGATATTAAGAATCCTATGGCTACAAGGTTCGAATTGCGTTCGCCGAATCCGTATACTAATACGTATATTGCATTAGCTACAATATATTTATCAGTGCTCGACGGGGTTAAGGCAGCACTGAAATCCGGAAAATCAAATGAAGAATTATTAGCTGAATTATCTAAAGAGGCCGGAGTACCAGGTTTTTATCTTGAAACTGACCGAGCGTATCGCAGTGAGCACGATGTTTTCGAAGATTATACTGCAGAGGAACGTGATCGATTATTCTCTAAACCTCCAGCAACTGTATGGGAGAATATGGAGAATCTCAAGAAGTACCCTGAAAAGGTAGCAGTCCTCACTGCTGGAAATATCTTCAGAGAAGAACTAATAAACGCTTTTGTCGCTGGCGCACTCACACGCTGGAAGACCGAATTGCTCAAACGTCTGATACCAGAGAATCTAGCTATTGTTAAAGAATGTCAATGTCTGCATGATGCTAATACAGTAGCGGATTATGATTTGTATACTTGGGAAAAAATCCAAGCACTACGTATATATTTAGCTAAAGACACTTTTGCTCAAAAAAGTTTGTTTACGCGAATTGAGGAAGCAGTAATAGCTGGTGAATATGAGGCCGTGTCACGATTACAACTTGAAATGGCGGATAAAATCAGTGAGCTAGAAGCGTCTTACTCAAAATATAAAAAGAATATGATTCATAATTATTAG
- a CDS encoding DUF2970 domain-containing protein, whose translation MAKGNSKRAYHKKDMAKVNRTALIIGGAAAGLILILIVISFVR comes from the coding sequence ATGGCTAAAGGGAATAGCAAACGGGCTTATCATAAGAAGGATATGGCAAAAGTAAACAGGACTGCGCTTATCATCGGTGGGGCGGCAGCAGGTCTGATTTTAATTTTAATAGTTATCTCATTTGTACGTTAA